Proteins from a genomic interval of Micromonospora sp. NBC_00389:
- a CDS encoding molybdopterin molybdotransferase MoeA has protein sequence MSTETAPTADRVAAPPPAGWEEARSRVYAVGLAAALPAVARPLVDADGLTLAEPLTTRTDLPAFPTSSVDGWAVRGAGPWRVVGRVLAGNTPAPLTEDGTTVEIATGAMVPHGATAVLRVEESTTTDGLVSGTLREMPEWRQPGEEAYAGEDLLPAGTPVDPAVIGLAASCGHDTLRVRRAPRAALLVFGDELLTAGPPAAGRVRDALGPAVPAWLRRYGCQVRGSDVVGPVADTLPAHVAALRAALANADLVCTTGGTMNGPVDHLHPTLEALGADYVVNTVAVRPGFPMLLARLAGHDGRVRFVAGLPGNPQSAIVALVSLVAPLLAGLQGRPMPVLPQVTLAEAVPGRGDHTHLALVRLDRAAGTAYPVRHVGSAMLRGLAGADGFAVIRPGTSGEPGDRVPIVPLPLLPGERAS, from the coding sequence GTGAGCACGGAAACCGCACCAACAGCGGACCGGGTCGCCGCGCCCCCGCCGGCCGGGTGGGAGGAAGCGCGGTCCCGGGTGTACGCGGTCGGCCTGGCCGCCGCGCTTCCCGCCGTCGCCCGGCCACTGGTCGACGCCGACGGGCTGACCCTGGCCGAGCCGTTGACCACCCGCACCGACCTGCCGGCCTTCCCCACTTCCAGCGTCGACGGCTGGGCGGTGCGCGGCGCCGGCCCGTGGCGCGTCGTCGGCCGGGTGCTGGCCGGCAACACCCCCGCGCCGCTCACCGAGGACGGCACGACAGTCGAGATCGCCACCGGTGCGATGGTGCCCCACGGCGCCACCGCCGTGCTGCGCGTCGAGGAGTCCACCACCACCGACGGCCTGGTCAGCGGCACCCTCCGGGAAATGCCGGAGTGGCGGCAGCCCGGCGAGGAGGCGTACGCCGGCGAGGATCTGTTGCCGGCCGGCACGCCGGTCGACCCGGCGGTGATCGGTCTGGCTGCTTCCTGCGGGCACGACACGCTGCGGGTCCGGCGGGCGCCGCGCGCCGCGCTGCTGGTGTTCGGCGACGAGCTGCTCACCGCGGGGCCGCCGGCCGCCGGCCGGGTCCGGGACGCGCTGGGTCCGGCGGTGCCCGCGTGGCTGCGCCGGTACGGCTGCCAGGTTCGTGGGTCCGACGTGGTCGGCCCGGTGGCCGACACGCTGCCCGCGCACGTGGCGGCCCTGCGCGCGGCGCTGGCCAACGCCGACCTGGTCTGCACCACCGGTGGCACGATGAACGGTCCCGTCGACCACCTGCACCCGACCCTGGAGGCGCTCGGCGCCGACTACGTCGTCAACACGGTGGCGGTGCGGCCCGGTTTCCCGATGTTGCTGGCCCGGCTTGCCGGCCACGACGGGCGGGTCCGGTTCGTCGCCGGGCTGCCGGGCAACCCACAGTCCGCCATCGTCGCGCTGGTGTCGCTGGTCGCCCCACTGCTCGCCGGCCTCCAGGGTCGCCCGATGCCGGTGCTGCCGCAGGTCACGCTGGCCGAGGCGGTGCCCGGTCGTGGCGACCACACCCACCTGGCACTGGTCCGGCTGGACCGGGCCGCCGGCACCGCGTACCCCGTGCGGCACGTCGGTTCGGCGATGCTGCGCGGGCTGGCCGGCGCTGACGGGTTCGCCGTCATCCGGCCGGGCACCAGCGGCGAGCCGGGCGACCGGGTGCCGATCGTGCCACTGCCGTTGCTGCCCGGGGAGCGTGCGTCGTGA
- a CDS encoding putative bifunctional diguanylate cyclase/phosphodiesterase, which translates to MPSQAQHDQEDHRRLTLIIGVIVVTAAAVCALSLVGAFSDPPATVNEVATVVALISMIAVATMVKARVRIRSTTHSITWNEAAIVVGVAVAPASWVVLCTAAGVAVAFAVLRLPAIKMAFSIGKNALVAAGAGLTLVALDWAWPPSRLIDLVGPVALAYLTATLLDEIIAIPVIAIASGSSVRQQFRANWDLRGVGSALRFLVAVCTLLLLRADPRLLVAVPPLVLSLHLAYSTRIRSRTEQQAWQRLARTTDALNVVDLDNVLTTAVTQAAELFSADEVEIELRDGGRTVRGGTGGITFDGPSGTPTDVDGTIVPTPLEGHDRSADIGVLRLRFRGPVQLSEREQYTLRTFASALCTAVRNAQAYAELARVADEHAYAAAHDALTGLANRRHLLDQGTEHLSARHADGVTALVLIDLNHFKEVNDTLGHAAGDQVLVQVAERLRGAAQGGDLVARLGGDEFAVLLRGLPAPAVAAHRAEALLATLHEPFELDGMRISVEASGGISAAPASGGMAELLRRADVAMYQAKRAGQRISTYAPTRDTADLGRLTLGGDLPRAVADHEFVVNFQPIVDLGTGEVTSVEALARWHHPTHGMIDPLRFLEAVERSGLLPAFAEAILDQALIAAASWRDAGFDVPVAVNVSPRSLLDARFPGSVLARLRAHDLPPDRLVLELTETLTLSQLDVVDRVLSRLREEGVRLALDDFGTGYSSLSLLSRIPVHELKIDRSFVTTMESSAEAAAVIRSTLDLGRSLDLDVVAEGVESEPQRRALWELGCAAGQGHLFARPMPAGTLLAALQRGSGGRPGTLAPPLHDAGAVIRLSQTRRQNGRGRPDRVPHLPA; encoded by the coding sequence ATGCCTTCCCAAGCGCAACACGACCAAGAAGATCATCGACGACTGACTCTGATCATTGGCGTCATCGTCGTTACGGCTGCGGCGGTCTGTGCACTGTCCCTGGTGGGAGCTTTCTCCGATCCACCGGCAACCGTTAACGAAGTCGCCACCGTCGTAGCACTCATCTCCATGATCGCCGTTGCCACCATGGTCAAGGCAAGGGTGAGAATCCGATCGACCACACACTCGATCACCTGGAATGAGGCGGCGATCGTCGTCGGGGTGGCAGTCGCTCCGGCGTCCTGGGTCGTGCTGTGCACGGCAGCTGGGGTGGCAGTGGCTTTCGCGGTCCTGCGTCTACCGGCGATCAAAATGGCGTTCAGCATCGGGAAGAACGCCCTCGTCGCCGCCGGTGCCGGGCTGACCCTCGTGGCGCTGGACTGGGCATGGCCCCCCTCGAGACTCATCGACCTTGTCGGCCCGGTAGCCCTCGCATACCTGACCGCCACACTGCTCGACGAGATCATCGCGATCCCGGTCATCGCGATAGCGTCCGGTAGCAGCGTTCGTCAGCAGTTCCGCGCCAACTGGGACCTGCGGGGCGTCGGTTCGGCGCTGCGGTTCCTCGTCGCCGTCTGCACCCTGCTCCTCCTTCGGGCGGACCCACGACTCCTGGTGGCCGTTCCGCCGCTCGTGCTCAGCCTGCACCTGGCCTACTCCACGAGAATCCGTTCCAGGACCGAGCAGCAGGCGTGGCAGCGCCTCGCCCGCACCACCGACGCGCTCAACGTGGTCGACCTCGACAACGTTCTCACCACCGCCGTCACCCAGGCCGCCGAGCTGTTCTCCGCCGACGAGGTCGAGATCGAGCTGCGCGACGGCGGCCGCACCGTACGCGGCGGCACCGGCGGCATCACCTTCGACGGCCCGAGCGGCACCCCCACCGACGTGGACGGCACCATCGTCCCCACGCCGCTGGAGGGGCACGACCGCTCAGCCGACATCGGCGTGCTGCGGCTGCGCTTCCGTGGCCCGGTGCAGCTCTCCGAGCGGGAGCAGTACACCCTGCGGACCTTCGCCTCCGCGCTCTGCACGGCGGTTCGCAACGCCCAGGCGTACGCCGAGCTGGCCCGGGTTGCCGACGAACACGCGTACGCGGCCGCGCACGACGCGCTGACCGGCCTGGCCAACCGGCGGCATCTGCTCGACCAGGGCACCGAGCATTTGAGCGCCCGGCACGCCGACGGTGTGACCGCGCTCGTGCTGATCGACCTCAACCACTTCAAGGAGGTCAACGACACGCTCGGGCACGCCGCCGGCGACCAGGTGCTGGTGCAGGTCGCCGAACGGCTGCGGGGCGCCGCCCAGGGTGGCGACCTGGTGGCCCGCCTCGGCGGCGACGAGTTCGCCGTCCTCCTGCGCGGGCTGCCGGCCCCGGCGGTGGCCGCGCACCGGGCCGAGGCGCTGCTCGCCACGTTGCACGAGCCGTTCGAGCTGGACGGCATGCGGATCAGCGTCGAGGCCAGCGGCGGGATCTCCGCCGCCCCGGCCAGCGGCGGCATGGCCGAGCTACTGCGCCGCGCCGACGTGGCGATGTACCAGGCGAAGCGGGCCGGGCAACGGATCTCCACGTACGCCCCCACCCGGGACACGGCCGACCTGGGCCGCCTCACCCTCGGCGGTGACCTGCCGCGGGCGGTCGCCGACCACGAGTTCGTCGTCAACTTCCAACCGATCGTCGACCTGGGCACCGGCGAGGTGACCAGCGTTGAGGCGCTGGCCCGCTGGCACCACCCCACCCACGGCATGATCGATCCGCTGCGTTTCCTGGAGGCGGTGGAGCGCTCGGGTCTGCTGCCGGCCTTCGCCGAGGCGATCCTCGACCAGGCACTGATCGCGGCGGCCAGCTGGCGCGACGCCGGCTTCGACGTGCCGGTCGCGGTCAACGTGTCCCCGCGCAGCCTCCTCGACGCGCGGTTCCCCGGCTCGGTGCTGGCCCGCCTGCGCGCCCACGACCTGCCGCCGGACCGGCTGGTACTGGAGTTGACCGAGACGTTGACGCTCAGCCAGCTCGACGTGGTCGACCGGGTGCTGAGCCGGCTGCGCGAAGAAGGCGTCCGGCTGGCGCTGGACGACTTCGGCACCGGCTACTCCTCACTCTCCCTGCTCTCCCGGATCCCCGTGCACGAGCTGAAGATCGATCGAAGCTTCGTGACGACGATGGAGAGCTCGGCGGAGGCCGCCGCCGTCATCCGCTCCACCCTCGACCTGGGCCGCAGCCTCGACCTCGACGTGGTGGCCGAGGGGGTGGAGAGCGAGCCGCAGCGGCGGGCCCTCTGGGAGCTGGGCTGCGCCGCCGGCCAGGGGCACCTGTTCGCCCGGCCAATGCCGGCCGGCACCCTGCTCGCCGCATTGCAGCGCGGCTCGGGTGGACGCCCGGGCACCCTCGCACCGCCCCTGCACGACGCCGGCGCGGTGATCCGACTGAGCCAGACCCGCCGCCAGAACGGCCGCGGCCGACCCGACCGCGTTCCGCACCTCCCCGCCTGA
- a CDS encoding molybdenum cofactor biosynthesis protein MoaE → MTAPAITFGEVTDQPLDLATHEAAVADRRAGAVVSFQGVVRDHDHGRPVVSLEYEGHPSAAQVLREVAAEIAAEPDVYAVAVSHRVGPLVIGDVALVAAVSTAHRAAAFAACARLVDEVKARLPIWKRQVFADGTEEWVNCP, encoded by the coding sequence GTGACCGCGCCGGCCATCACCTTCGGCGAGGTCACCGACCAGCCGCTCGACCTGGCCACGCACGAGGCGGCGGTTGCCGACCGGCGGGCCGGCGCGGTGGTCTCCTTCCAGGGCGTGGTCCGCGACCACGACCACGGTCGTCCGGTGGTGAGCCTGGAGTACGAAGGGCACCCGAGCGCCGCACAGGTGCTGCGCGAGGTGGCGGCCGAGATCGCGGCCGAGCCCGACGTCTACGCCGTGGCGGTCTCGCACCGGGTCGGTCCACTGGTGATCGGTGACGTGGCGCTGGTCGCCGCGGTGAGCACCGCGCACCGCGCAGCGGCCTTCGCGGCCTGCGCCCGGCTCGTGGACGAGGTCAAGGCGCGGCTGCCGATCTGGAAGCGGCAGGTCTTCGCCGACGGCACCGAGGAATGGGTCAACTGCCCCTGA
- a CDS encoding DoxX family protein, producing the protein MTPVRSLARAMLSGIFVVSGYRNFRNPERLAAAAKPVTDKVTPLLQKAHPSIPTETETLIRLNALVQVSAGLMLATGRFSRPAALVLAGTLVPVTIAGHPFWNNDDPVARNNNQVHVLKNLGIFGGLLLAAADTGGKPGLRWRTGHRIGHSRRSVQRAVRTARRDARIAVRSASTARRLPG; encoded by the coding sequence ATGACGCCCGTACGCTCTCTAGCCCGCGCCATGCTGAGCGGCATCTTCGTGGTCAGCGGGTACCGCAACTTCCGCAACCCGGAACGGCTGGCGGCGGCAGCCAAGCCGGTCACCGACAAGGTCACGCCGCTCCTGCAGAAGGCACACCCGAGCATCCCCACCGAGACCGAGACGCTGATCCGGCTCAACGCCTTGGTGCAGGTCAGCGCCGGCCTGATGCTGGCCACCGGGCGATTCAGCCGACCCGCCGCGCTGGTCCTCGCCGGCACGCTGGTGCCGGTGACCATCGCCGGGCATCCCTTCTGGAACAACGACGACCCGGTCGCCCGGAACAACAACCAGGTCCACGTCCTGAAGAACCTCGGCATCTTCGGCGGCCTGCTGCTCGCTGCGGCGGACACCGGCGGCAAGCCGGGTCTGCGTTGGCGGACCGGTCATCGCATCGGCCACTCTCGACGTTCTGTGCAACGCGCCGTCCGCACCGCCCGGCGGGACGCTCGGATCGCCGTCCGATCCGCCTCCACCGCTCGTCGGCTCCCCGGCTGA
- a CDS encoding glycosyltransferase 87 family protein, which produces MPTTVGSRADRLAPVRRVTRGIDRRNVVRGAIVAAVAYAAWLAIGAFGRPYSFFDMKIYHGAVVWWASGHELYEFIAPGTTLGFTYPPFGGLVMLPMAQLPIGAAGMVNALASIAALALVLAGLLRPIVDRLAWPLWFSVALAVPLAIAIEPGRETLGYGQVNILLFALIMADLIGLRWRSRRGTHYAATDGPLLRFIYGGAWAGAGIGLATAVKLTPALFIGYLLITRQWRVAATAIGTTIGVTVGTFAIVGDESRAYFGSVLWQTERVGAADMTPNQSLAGLLARLYDSIETPGLLWLSFSVLILALGLSRAASSRADGDELTAFTLVGLTANVISPISWTHHLVWVIPAIIVLGDAAVRRREASRGLAQRTGQGLTFGGLPGLNGLRPPIWYPTLTGLRHGVAAIGLYLLFLISPIWPYEHQLPEMSHYQDGLFGALMENSLALALIVLVAALPWRPGAEPAFYGDRLARPMAVNGRR; this is translated from the coding sequence ATGCCGACGACCGTCGGTAGTCGGGCGGACCGCCTCGCCCCAGTCCGACGCGTGACGCGTGGGATCGATCGCAGGAATGTCGTACGGGGTGCCATCGTGGCCGCCGTCGCCTACGCCGCATGGCTCGCCATCGGTGCGTTCGGGCGGCCGTACAGCTTCTTCGACATGAAGATCTACCACGGTGCCGTCGTGTGGTGGGCGAGCGGTCACGAGCTCTACGAGTTCATCGCGCCCGGCACCACCCTCGGCTTCACCTACCCGCCGTTCGGCGGCCTGGTCATGCTGCCGATGGCACAGTTGCCGATCGGCGCGGCCGGGATGGTCAACGCCCTCGCCAGCATCGCCGCGTTGGCGCTGGTGCTGGCCGGGCTGCTCCGCCCCATCGTGGACCGGCTGGCCTGGCCACTGTGGTTCAGCGTGGCCTTGGCAGTGCCGCTGGCGATCGCCATCGAGCCGGGCCGGGAAACCCTCGGCTACGGCCAGGTCAACATCCTGCTGTTCGCGCTGATCATGGCCGACCTGATCGGGCTGCGTTGGCGCTCCCGCAGGGGCACCCACTACGCCGCGACCGACGGCCCCCTGCTGCGCTTCATCTATGGCGGCGCCTGGGCCGGTGCCGGCATCGGCCTGGCCACCGCGGTCAAGCTCACCCCGGCGCTGTTCATCGGCTACCTGTTGATCACCCGCCAGTGGCGGGTGGCGGCCACCGCGATCGGCACCACGATCGGCGTGACGGTAGGGACCTTCGCGATCGTCGGCGACGAATCGCGGGCGTACTTCGGCAGCGTGCTCTGGCAGACCGAGCGGGTCGGCGCGGCGGACATGACGCCGAATCAGTCGCTCGCCGGCCTGCTTGCCCGGCTGTACGACTCGATCGAGACCCCCGGGCTGCTCTGGCTCTCCTTCTCGGTGCTGATCCTGGCGCTGGGCCTGTCCCGGGCGGCCAGCTCACGCGCCGACGGCGACGAGTTGACCGCGTTCACGCTGGTTGGTCTGACCGCCAACGTGATCAGCCCGATCTCCTGGACGCACCACCTGGTCTGGGTGATCCCAGCGATCATCGTGCTGGGCGACGCCGCGGTGCGCCGCCGAGAGGCGAGCCGGGGGTTGGCGCAGCGCACCGGCCAGGGCCTGACGTTCGGCGGGCTGCCGGGGCTCAACGGGCTCCGGCCGCCGATCTGGTACCCCACGCTGACCGGGCTCCGGCACGGCGTCGCCGCGATCGGGCTCTACCTGCTCTTCCTGATCTCCCCGATCTGGCCGTACGAGCACCAACTGCCGGAGATGTCGCACTACCAGGACGGTCTGTTCGGCGCGCTGATGGAGAACTCGCTCGCGCTCGCGCTGATCGTGCTGGTCGCCGCGCTGCCCTGGCGCCCTGGCGCCGAGCCGGCGTTCTACGGCGATCGGCTCGCCCGGCCCATGGCGGTCAACGGCCGCCGCTGA
- a CDS encoding MogA/MoaB family molybdenum cofactor biosynthesis protein → MIRARVIVASNRAAAGVYADTSGPLLVAGLLELGCQVDEPVVVPDGEPVRTALEDALADGIDVVLTSGGTGVTPSDRTPDVTRALLDYEIPGIAEAIRAYSRDRVPTSVLSRGLAGVAGRMLVVNLPGSTGGARDGLAVLGPILGHTVDQLRGGDH, encoded by the coding sequence GTGATCCGGGCGCGGGTGATCGTCGCGTCCAACCGGGCCGCGGCCGGCGTCTACGCCGACACGAGCGGCCCGCTGCTCGTCGCCGGTCTCCTCGAGCTGGGCTGCCAGGTCGACGAGCCGGTGGTGGTGCCCGACGGTGAGCCGGTCCGCACGGCCTTGGAGGACGCCCTCGCCGATGGCATCGATGTGGTGCTGACCAGCGGTGGCACCGGGGTCACCCCGTCGGACCGGACACCGGACGTGACCCGGGCACTGCTGGATTACGAGATTCCCGGCATCGCCGAGGCGATCCGTGCGTACAGCCGCGACCGGGTGCCCACCTCGGTGCTTTCCCGCGGTCTGGCCGGGGTGGCCGGCCGCATGCTGGTGGTCAACCTGCCCGGCTCGACCGGTGGCGCCCGGGACGGGCTGGCCGTGCTCGGGCCGATCCTCGGGCACACCGTCGACCAACTTCGCGGCGGAGACCACTGA
- the moaC gene encoding cyclic pyranopterin monophosphate synthase MoaC produces MTEPAQLSHVDRAGAARMVDVSAKAVTGRLAVAAGRLRTTPEVVDLLHRDGLPKGDALAVGRLAGIMGAKRTPELIPLCHPIALHGVTVDLQLTADTVEITATARTADRTGVEMEALTAVAVAGLALVDMVKAVDPAASVEAVRVLRKEGGKTGEWVRPEDRP; encoded by the coding sequence GTGACCGAACCCGCGCAGCTCAGCCACGTCGACCGCGCTGGCGCGGCCCGCATGGTCGACGTCTCCGCCAAGGCGGTGACCGGCCGGCTGGCCGTCGCGGCGGGCCGACTGCGGACCACGCCCGAGGTCGTCGACCTGCTGCACCGCGACGGGTTGCCCAAGGGCGACGCGCTGGCGGTCGGCCGGCTGGCCGGGATCATGGGCGCCAAGCGCACGCCGGAGCTGATCCCGCTCTGCCACCCGATCGCCCTGCACGGCGTCACCGTCGACCTGCAGTTGACCGCCGACACCGTGGAGATCACCGCCACCGCCCGCACGGCGGACCGGACGGGCGTGGAGATGGAGGCGCTCACCGCGGTCGCGGTCGCCGGTCTCGCCCTGGTCGACATGGTCAAGGCGGTCGACCCGGCGGCCTCGGTGGAGGCGGTCCGGGTGCTGCGCAAGGAGGGCGGCAAGACCGGCGAGTGGGTCCGACCGGAGGACCGGCCGTGA
- a CDS encoding AfsR/SARP family transcriptional regulator: MLAVQPGQLVTLNDLVDELWPAGPPPSAVANVRSYAANLRRTFETFESGRGVIVRQQTGYRLVLRPDLIDVFRFEMERRAGREALTVGRPDRALELLGRAVARWQGPMLAGIPLGPVLTARTVAAEEERLLAVELLADVQLRSGRDDLAIPMLREVVVRHPLREPAYVLLMRALYERGDHAGALIVYDEIRTRLAAELGVDPGTDMQSLYGTIVTVALPRHPANSSVSQPAARGELSAPSAPAPAGVPMPHGSRRPDPVDHLPRAVTDFVGREDVLSSLLAETRRVEDRVPAVHIIDGMAGSGKTALAVHLARQLSERYPDATLYIDLCGHGERNRVEPSTALVALLRQLDVPAERVPVEFDARVELWRRELARRRSVIVLDNAASSDQILPLLPTEPTTVVLVTSRRRLAHPDIGPSQTLPVMTPQESVDLLAFSVGQDRVEAEPEAAAEVVRRCGHLPLAIRLAGARLAHRRGWRLADLAGQMAGGAPALPHLAQGESTVAAAFAASYEPLPESIRRVFRLLGLYPGTRLSPPAVAALTGLTVAEAHAALDELVDRNLVEDLDSRRYRLHDLVRQYCVELCSRSDSPSDRRMALGHLFDFTLEVALRVAESLEPGVRAQIPSPPSARLELVKALGERTVDWLEAERADLVTLVVSAHESGFHQHSWRLARALWRFCYIRGYFEDIILTHRHALAAAEATGDVDAMALMNNYLASAYVRTGDNRGALDHLTRAVSISRNSRDRLNTARYRANLAAVYWWSGNLTEAVAVGLESLRDYKGYGNVGAPMVLPNLGIALTTLGRYEESLRMHRLHLAWARTNSDDFHILNALSHIGAVRLRMGDVPQAIRILMASLALRDRTGHRYAEAEVRNDLGIAYRGLGRLADAQQEHEVARQLAVGSGERHVEAAALNELGRTLRAQGRDGEAVEMHQAALRLATRIAHPHEQGRALAGLAEYFAHVDPAEARRHWERALAIFRRMGVPECFDAERRLAELGDNALNVGH; this comes from the coding sequence ATGCTCGCAGTCCAGCCTGGTCAACTGGTGACACTGAACGACCTGGTCGACGAGTTGTGGCCCGCCGGCCCGCCGCCTTCTGCTGTTGCGAATGTCCGTAGCTACGCCGCCAATCTGCGCCGGACGTTCGAGACTTTCGAGTCCGGCCGGGGTGTCATCGTCCGGCAGCAAACGGGTTACCGACTCGTCCTGAGGCCGGATCTGATCGACGTATTCCGTTTCGAGATGGAACGCCGCGCAGGTCGGGAAGCCCTGACGGTCGGCCGTCCGGACCGCGCCCTGGAACTGCTGGGGCGTGCCGTGGCGCGGTGGCAGGGGCCGATGCTCGCCGGCATCCCGCTCGGGCCCGTGCTCACCGCGCGCACCGTGGCCGCCGAAGAGGAGCGGTTGTTGGCCGTGGAACTCCTCGCCGACGTACAGCTGAGGTCGGGACGGGACGACCTGGCGATCCCGATGCTGCGAGAGGTCGTCGTGCGTCACCCTCTGCGGGAGCCGGCGTACGTCCTCCTTATGCGGGCGCTCTACGAGCGGGGCGATCATGCAGGAGCGCTCATCGTCTACGACGAGATCCGGACGAGGCTGGCGGCGGAACTCGGAGTCGACCCGGGGACCGACATGCAAAGTCTCTACGGCACGATCGTCACGGTGGCTCTGCCTCGGCACCCGGCGAACAGCTCCGTATCCCAGCCGGCTGCCCGGGGTGAGCTCTCCGCCCCGAGCGCACCCGCTCCGGCGGGTGTCCCGATGCCCCACGGATCACGGCGACCCGACCCGGTGGATCATCTCCCCCGAGCGGTGACCGACTTCGTCGGTCGGGAGGACGTGTTGTCGAGCCTGCTGGCGGAGACGCGGCGGGTGGAGGATCGCGTCCCGGCCGTGCACATCATCGACGGCATGGCCGGCAGTGGTAAGACGGCCCTCGCTGTGCACCTGGCTCGCCAGTTGTCCGAGCGATACCCGGATGCCACGTTGTACATCGACCTGTGCGGGCACGGTGAGAGGAACCGGGTGGAGCCCTCCACCGCCCTGGTCGCCCTGCTTCGTCAGCTTGACGTACCGGCCGAGCGGGTTCCGGTCGAGTTCGACGCCCGAGTCGAGCTGTGGCGGCGTGAGCTGGCCCGCAGAAGGTCCGTGATCGTTCTCGACAACGCCGCCAGCAGCGATCAGATCCTGCCCCTCCTGCCGACCGAGCCGACCACCGTCGTGCTCGTGACGTCGCGACGGCGACTCGCCCACCCGGACATCGGGCCGTCGCAGACCCTGCCGGTCATGACACCCCAGGAGAGCGTGGATCTACTGGCCTTCAGCGTGGGCCAAGACCGGGTTGAGGCCGAGCCGGAGGCGGCCGCCGAGGTGGTCCGGCGATGCGGCCACCTCCCACTGGCGATCCGGCTGGCTGGAGCCCGGCTGGCCCATCGGCGTGGCTGGCGGCTGGCGGATCTTGCCGGACAGATGGCCGGAGGTGCGCCAGCGCTGCCACATCTGGCCCAGGGGGAGAGCACCGTGGCTGCTGCCTTCGCTGCCTCGTACGAGCCTCTCCCGGAGTCGATCAGGCGAGTCTTTCGCTTACTGGGTCTGTATCCCGGCACTCGGCTCAGCCCGCCGGCCGTCGCAGCGCTAACCGGCCTGACGGTGGCGGAAGCTCACGCGGCTCTCGACGAACTCGTAGACCGGAACCTGGTGGAGGATCTGGACTCCAGGCGATACCGGCTGCACGACCTCGTCCGCCAGTACTGCGTCGAGCTCTGCTCCCGCTCAGATTCTCCGAGCGACCGGAGGATGGCACTGGGTCATCTCTTCGATTTCACGCTGGAGGTGGCCCTGAGGGTCGCCGAGTCGCTGGAGCCCGGGGTCAGAGCGCAGATCCCTTCGCCCCCGTCCGCACGGCTGGAGCTGGTCAAGGCCCTCGGTGAACGGACCGTTGACTGGTTGGAGGCGGAGCGGGCGGACCTGGTGACACTGGTGGTCTCAGCGCACGAGTCGGGCTTTCACCAGCACTCCTGGCGACTCGCCCGCGCCCTCTGGCGTTTCTGTTACATCCGTGGGTACTTCGAGGACATCATCCTGACCCACCGGCACGCGCTGGCAGCGGCGGAGGCCACCGGGGACGTTGACGCGATGGCGTTGATGAACAACTACCTGGCCTCCGCCTACGTAAGAACCGGCGACAACCGGGGAGCACTGGACCACCTGACCCGTGCCGTCTCAATCTCGCGCAACTCGCGGGACCGTTTGAACACGGCGCGGTACCGCGCCAACCTCGCCGCGGTCTACTGGTGGAGCGGCAACCTGACCGAGGCGGTGGCGGTTGGTCTGGAGAGCCTGCGTGACTACAAGGGTTACGGCAACGTCGGGGCGCCGATGGTGCTGCCAAACCTTGGCATAGCGCTGACGACGTTGGGACGTTACGAGGAGTCGTTGCGGATGCATCGCCTGCACCTGGCCTGGGCCCGGACGAACTCCGACGATTTCCACATCCTCAACGCCCTCAGCCACATCGGTGCGGTACGCCTGCGTATGGGCGACGTTCCTCAGGCGATCCGGATCCTCATGGCCTCGTTGGCACTGCGTGACCGGACCGGCCACCGATACGCCGAGGCGGAGGTGCGCAACGACCTCGGGATCGCCTACCGGGGCCTCGGCCGTCTCGCGGATGCCCAGCAGGAGCACGAGGTGGCTCGGCAACTGGCGGTCGGTTCGGGGGAACGGCATGTCGAGGCGGCGGCGTTGAACGAACTCGGTCGTACTTTGCGAGCCCAGGGGCGGGACGGTGAGGCGGTCGAGATGCACCAGGCGGCGTTGCGGCTGGCGACCCGGATCGCGCACCCGCACGAGCAGGGCAGGGCCCTGGCCGGGCTTGCCGAGTACTTTGCCCACGTCGACCCGGCGGAGGCGCGACGGCACTGGGAGCGGGCCCTGGCGATCTTCCGCCGGATGGGCGTGCCGGAGTGCTTCGACGCCGAGCGCCGCCTCGCCGAACTGGGTGACAACGCCCTGAACGTGGGCCACTGA